A genomic stretch from Anopheles nili chromosome X, idAnoNiliSN_F5_01, whole genome shotgun sequence includes:
- the LOC128729264 gene encoding protein obstructor-E-like: MRYILVVFAATVACIYAQSFKCPVKDGQYEDPLQCDKFYECIDGRATERLCPDGLVFDPTIRKINKCDQPFNVDCGDRVELQPPRGNNLCPRRNGFFAHPDPAVCNVFYNCIEGEATEITCTAGLHFDEYTGTCVWPNDAGRQGCNPGANKKLKDGFTCPKEQKTDEAGQVVAHPKYAHPTDCQRFYVCLNGVEPRDLGCQVGEVYNEETERCDAPENVPGCEDWYKESDEKKN; encoded by the exons ATGCGTTACATCTTGGTCGTCTTTGCGGCGACAGTCGCCTGCATCT ATGCGCAAAGCTTCAAGTGCCCGGTGAAAGACGGCCAGTACGAGGATCCGCTGCAGTGTGACAAGTTCTACGAATGCATTGATGGACGTGCCACAGAACGGCTCTGCCCAGATGGGCTCGTCTTCGACCCGACTATTCGCAAGATCAACAAGTGCGATCAGCCCTTCAACGTTGATTGTGGCGATCGAGTAGAGTTGC AACCACCACGAGGTAACAACCTTTGCCCACGTCGCAACGGTTTCTTCGCCCATCCGGATCCGGCCGTCTGCAACGTGTTCTACAACTGTATTGAAGGCGAGGCAACTGAAATCACCTGCACCGCTGGACTGCACTTCGACGAGTACACGGGAACGTGTGTTTGGCCGAATGATGCTGGACGTCAGGGCTGCAATCCGGGAGCTAACA AGAAACTGAAGGATGGATTCACCTGCCCCAAGGAACAGAAAACGGACGAAGCTGGTCAGGTCGTTGCACACCCGAAATACGCCCATCCGACCGATTGTCAGCGGTTTTACGTCTGCCTGAACGGTGTAGAGCCTCGTGACCTCGGTTGCCAGGTCGGTGAGGTGTACAATGAGGAGACGGAGCGGTGTGATGCACCAGAAAACGTCCCCGGATG CGAGGACTGGTACAAGGAGAGCGACGAAAAGAAGAACTAA